One Terriglobia bacterium genomic region harbors:
- a CDS encoding aminotransferase class V-fold PLP-dependent enzyme → MTRIYLDNNASTPMAPEVFEAMLPWLRENYGNASSVHWYGQRAMAALESARQRVASLVSAAPQEIVFTSSGTEADNLAILGMSGARRNQGHHLITSSIEHPAVLSGCRTLEKQGFDITYLGVDRDGLIQLEELRAAVRPETILISVMMANNETGVIQPVQEIVELARALHIPVHTDAVQAVGKIPVDVKSLGVDLLSLSAHKIHGPQGIGALYVRKGVGLTPMMVGGSQERKRRAGTENVAGAVGLGRAAELARQNSLSESPRVASLRDRFEHSVLTRCPHSQVNGHRWFRVANTSNLGFEAVDGEALLLALDMEGVAASMGAACSSGSLEPSHVLKAMGVRSEILRSSLRFSLSRFNTEEEIDRAAEIVCRTVEHVRSVPVKVGKQKTAPPVLE, encoded by the coding sequence ATGACAAGAATCTATCTGGATAACAACGCTTCGACGCCTATGGCGCCGGAGGTTTTTGAGGCCATGCTGCCGTGGCTCCGCGAAAACTATGGCAACGCATCCTCTGTGCACTGGTACGGGCAGCGCGCCATGGCCGCCCTGGAGAGCGCGCGGCAGCGGGTGGCCTCGTTGGTTAGCGCGGCTCCCCAGGAGATCGTTTTCACCTCCAGCGGCACAGAGGCTGACAACCTGGCGATTTTGGGGATGAGCGGGGCACGCAGGAATCAAGGGCATCACCTGATTACGTCCTCGATCGAACATCCGGCTGTCTTGTCGGGGTGCCGGACCCTGGAAAAACAGGGGTTTGATATCACCTATCTCGGTGTTGACCGCGACGGGCTGATTCAACTGGAGGAACTTCGCGCGGCCGTCCGCCCGGAAACAATTCTGATCTCGGTTATGATGGCGAACAATGAGACCGGGGTCATTCAGCCTGTGCAGGAAATTGTCGAGCTCGCCCGGGCCTTACACATCCCGGTGCACACGGACGCGGTGCAAGCGGTGGGGAAGATCCCGGTGGATGTGAAGAGCCTGGGAGTGGATCTGCTCTCACTGTCCGCCCACAAGATTCATGGTCCCCAGGGAATCGGCGCCCTCTATGTCCGCAAAGGGGTCGGCTTGACACCGATGATGGTCGGCGGAAGTCAGGAACGGAAGCGGCGGGCGGGGACCGAGAATGTGGCGGGCGCGGTCGGGTTGGGCCGGGCCGCCGAACTCGCCCGGCAGAATAGCCTCTCAGAGTCGCCGCGTGTCGCATCTCTGCGCGACCGCTTCGAACATTCGGTTCTTACGCGATGCCCCCACTCCCAGGTCAATGGACATCGCTGGTTCCGCGTTGCCAACACCAGCAATCTCGGCTTTGAAGCGGTCGATGGAGAGGCGCTGTTGCTGGCGTTGGATATGGAGGGGGTGGCGGCTTCCATGGGAGCGGCCTGTTCCTCAGGGTCCCTGGAACCATCCCACGTTCTCAAGGCGATGGGGGTCCGCAGCGAAATTCTCCGAAGCAGCTTGCGCTTCAGTTTAAGCAGATTCAATACCGAGGAGGAGATTGATCGCGCCGCAGAGATTGTGTGTCGGACCGTTGAGCATGTTCGGTCCGTGCCGGTGAAGGTTGGAAAGCAAAAGACAGCTCCCCCTGTGTTAGAATAA
- a CDS encoding transketolase, with amino-acid sequence MLTVEQSPSRLKELSKDFPAWEKTKDCIDTYLDLIINYRQSGHPGGSRSKVHAMVTTLLSGFMRWDIRHPEKKFGDRFILSGGHTVPLVYCTLTVLNEALRTKYERTQNPDFLVPHPERFQLTWEDLLGFRRNKGLSGHAEMEGKTLFLKFNTGPSGHGITAAVGEAFALKRAGAEGVKVVLFEGEGGLTPGASHEAKNSAWGLGLNNLYFLIDWNDFGIDEQPISSVVYGTPETWFNSYGWRTFGAENGADWNLLTEAILEAQGDNPQKVPTAIWMKTRKGRGYLMYDNKSHGTPHPLNSETFWETKKEFQNKYNVKFEGFGQPAPKDPAELRQQFKNNLKVVADVIRSDESLVNYLADRLLELGESVPETISSFRLGGRKNPLLDPVLTDIKNYPKELFAKGGAKEANRAGFAKWGSWINSYCRQKYDRPLFIACSADLAESTNIAGFAKDFGEMKNYGRYSRDKNPEGVLLPQEITENVNAGIMVGAASVNFAEDPFQEFNGFLGTCSTYGSFVYLKYGMMRLFSQMAQDGQLKMGKVIWVAGHSGPETADDSRTHFGIFEPGVTQLFPEGHIVDAHPWEHNEVAPVLGAWMKTTIPIIALHLTRPPIEVPDREALDLPSHLEAARGAYVIRDYRIGAKPMGTLIVQGTSTTANLIKLLPVLDEQKLNVKIVAAISPQLFALQDFSYQREVLSEVDYIDSTVISNRALRLMSDWIKTDVAREYAMCSDWDNRWRTGGTVDEVLEEAHLSPQWLLTGIERFVRERERRLRHLKSILDNITS; translated from the coding sequence ATGTTGACTGTCGAACAATCACCCAGCCGGTTGAAGGAACTTTCCAAGGACTTTCCTGCCTGGGAAAAAACCAAAGACTGCATTGATACCTATCTTGACCTTATCATCAACTATCGCCAAAGTGGTCATCCCGGGGGTTCCCGGTCCAAAGTCCATGCCATGGTTACCACTCTGTTGAGTGGCTTCATGCGATGGGACATCCGCCATCCCGAGAAGAAATTTGGAGACCGCTTCATCCTGAGCGGCGGACACACCGTGCCGCTCGTGTATTGCACGCTGACCGTACTCAATGAGGCGCTCCGCACCAAGTACGAGCGCACGCAAAATCCGGATTTTCTGGTTCCCCACCCGGAAAGGTTTCAACTCACCTGGGAGGACTTGCTGGGATTTCGCAGGAATAAAGGCCTGTCCGGACACGCCGAAATGGAAGGGAAAACCCTTTTCCTCAAGTTTAACACCGGACCCTCCGGGCACGGCATCACGGCTGCCGTGGGAGAAGCCTTCGCCCTGAAACGCGCCGGCGCCGAAGGCGTTAAAGTGGTGCTCTTTGAGGGGGAAGGGGGCCTGACACCCGGGGCGTCGCATGAGGCCAAGAATTCCGCCTGGGGACTGGGGCTCAACAATCTTTATTTTCTCATCGACTGGAATGATTTTGGAATCGATGAGCAGCCCATCAGCTCGGTCGTCTATGGTACTCCGGAAACGTGGTTCAATTCATATGGATGGCGCACGTTCGGCGCAGAGAATGGCGCAGACTGGAATCTCCTCACGGAAGCTATTCTTGAAGCCCAGGGAGACAACCCCCAGAAGGTGCCCACGGCCATTTGGATGAAGACCCGCAAGGGGCGCGGCTATCTGATGTATGACAACAAATCGCATGGCACGCCGCATCCCTTGAACTCAGAAACTTTCTGGGAGACCAAGAAGGAATTTCAGAACAAATACAACGTCAAGTTTGAAGGGTTCGGCCAGCCCGCCCCCAAGGATCCTGCGGAACTGCGCCAGCAATTCAAGAACAACCTGAAGGTTGTTGCCGACGTGATCCGGAGCGATGAATCTTTGGTCAACTACCTGGCGGATCGGCTCCTGGAGTTGGGCGAGAGTGTTCCGGAGACGATTTCGAGCTTCCGCCTCGGTGGCCGGAAAAATCCGTTGTTAGACCCTGTTCTCACCGATATCAAGAATTATCCCAAAGAACTGTTTGCCAAGGGCGGGGCGAAGGAGGCGAACCGGGCAGGGTTTGCCAAGTGGGGGTCGTGGATCAACTCCTATTGCCGGCAGAAGTATGATCGCCCTCTGTTCATTGCCTGCTCCGCCGACCTGGCCGAATCGACTAACATTGCCGGCTTCGCCAAGGACTTTGGCGAGATGAAGAACTACGGGCGTTACTCCCGCGACAAGAATCCCGAAGGCGTCCTGCTGCCCCAGGAGATTACTGAAAACGTCAACGCGGGAATCATGGTGGGGGCGGCGAGCGTTAATTTTGCCGAAGATCCCTTCCAGGAGTTCAACGGGTTCCTCGGGACTTGCTCAACCTATGGTTCGTTCGTGTACCTTAAGTACGGCATGATGCGACTCTTCAGCCAGATGGCCCAGGATGGGCAATTGAAGATGGGCAAGGTGATTTGGGTTGCCGGACACTCGGGCCCCGAAACCGCCGATGACTCCCGAACGCACTTCGGCATTTTTGAGCCGGGTGTTACCCAGCTCTTCCCGGAGGGCCACATCGTGGATGCTCACCCGTGGGAACACAACGAGGTCGCCCCGGTATTGGGTGCCTGGATGAAGACCACTATCCCCATTATCGCCCTGCACCTGACGCGACCGCCCATTGAAGTTCCGGACCGGGAGGCCCTTGACCTTCCCTCCCACCTCGAAGCGGCCCGGGGGGCCTATGTGATCCGGGACTACCGCATCGGGGCTAAACCGATGGGGACTTTGATCGTGCAGGGGACCTCGACCACCGCGAACCTCATCAAGCTTCTTCCCGTACTCGATGAGCAAAAGCTGAATGTCAAGATCGTCGCCGCCATCTCCCCCCAGTTATTCGCGCTTCAGGATTTTTCCTACCAGCGGGAAGTTCTATCAGAAGTCGACTATATTGATTCCACGGTCATCTCGAACCGGGCCTTGAGGCTGATGAGCGACTGGATCAAAACGGATGTGGCTCGTGAATACGCCATGTGCTCGGACTGGGACAATCGCTGGCGCACTGGCGGAACCGTCGACGAAGTGCTGGAGGAGGCCCACCTGTCTCCGCAATGGCTGCTGACAGGAATTGAACGATTCGTCCGTGAGCGCGAACGACGGCTGCGCCACCTGAAGTCGATCCTCGACAACATCACCAGCTGA
- a CDS encoding pyridoxal phosphate-dependent aminotransferase, whose amino-acid sequence MKLAKRMSRLGTETAFEVLVRAKGLEAKGHDVVHLEIGEPDFDTPPNITDAAIQALKNKWTHYGPSAGQPVLREAIAEYISKTRNLKVDASNVVVVPGGKPIIFFPILALVDEGDEVIYPNPGFPIYESMINFIGGKAVPIALREERDFAFDVNELISKINDRTKLIILNSPQNPTGGVLPKEDLKAIADAVRDRDLMILSDEIYSRILFEGKAESITQFPGMQEKTIILDGFSKTYAMTGWRLGYGVMRTDLATQIAKLQTNSTSCTASFSQIAAVEALRGDQSGAEAMVAEFHRRRDFIVKRLNEIEGLSCRMPKGAFYVFPNIKKTGMTSKEFEERLLNEAFVACLAGTSFGAFGEGYVRFSYANSLENLKKAMDRVEHFVTKKVLV is encoded by the coding sequence ATGAAACTTGCCAAACGAATGTCCCGCCTGGGAACCGAAACAGCCTTTGAGGTCCTGGTCCGAGCCAAGGGCCTGGAAGCCAAAGGCCACGATGTAGTGCATCTGGAAATTGGTGAACCGGACTTTGATACACCGCCCAATATTACGGATGCCGCAATTCAAGCCCTCAAGAACAAGTGGACTCACTACGGCCCGTCGGCCGGCCAGCCTGTGCTGCGTGAGGCGATTGCCGAGTACATTTCGAAGACCCGTAACCTGAAGGTCGATGCAAGCAACGTGGTCGTTGTGCCCGGCGGCAAACCGATCATTTTCTTTCCCATTCTCGCGCTGGTCGACGAGGGGGATGAAGTGATTTATCCCAATCCCGGCTTTCCGATCTATGAATCGATGATTAATTTCATTGGCGGAAAGGCGGTCCCCATCGCGTTGCGTGAGGAACGTGATTTTGCGTTCGACGTGAACGAGTTGATTTCAAAAATCAACGATCGGACCAAGCTGATCATCCTCAATTCACCGCAAAATCCCACGGGCGGTGTGCTCCCGAAGGAAGATTTGAAAGCCATTGCAGACGCCGTCCGCGACCGCGACTTGATGATTCTTTCCGACGAGATTTACTCCCGCATCCTGTTTGAGGGAAAGGCCGAATCGATCACTCAATTTCCGGGAATGCAGGAGAAGACGATCATCTTGGATGGCTTCTCAAAGACTTATGCCATGACCGGATGGCGGCTGGGATACGGAGTCATGCGCACCGATCTCGCCACTCAAATTGCGAAGCTGCAAACCAACTCCACCTCCTGCACTGCTTCCTTCAGCCAGATCGCCGCGGTGGAAGCGCTCCGGGGAGACCAGTCGGGCGCGGAGGCGATGGTCGCGGAATTTCACCGGCGGCGTGATTTCATTGTCAAGCGACTGAACGAAATTGAAGGGCTCAGCTGCCGGATGCCGAAGGGGGCCTTCTATGTCTTCCCGAACATCAAGAAGACTGGAATGACTTCCAAGGAATTTGAAGAAAGGTTATTGAACGAAGCGTTCGTGGCCTGTCTGGCGGGAACCTCGTTCGGTGCCTTTGGCGAGGGCTACGTCCGCTTCTCCTATGCTAACTCGCTGGAGAACCTGAAGAAGGCCATGGATCGGGTCGAACATTTTGTGACCAAGAAGGTTTTAGTGTAG
- a CDS encoding SAM-dependent chlorinase/fluorinase — translation MPATSIITLTTDFGESDYYVGAMKGVILSINPDAQIVDLSHEIRPHDILDAAFLISRAYRYFPARTVHCVVVDPGVGTARRPLAATADGHYFVAPDNGVLSLICEHTEGVRVVGATATHYYLNEVSQTFHGRDIFAPVSAWLSRGTQLDHFGDGVEDYVRFKMPKARLEGSNLVRGAVIQIDHFGNCVTNISPQLLPDFFSSQRPSFKFRVGTTTIQQVSTAYAANETNVPFIILGSSDLLEISLSRGSAADSLKISRGAEVEVTW, via the coding sequence ATGCCCGCTACATCCATCATCACTTTGACCACTGATTTCGGTGAATCGGACTATTACGTCGGGGCCATGAAGGGGGTCATTCTCTCGATCAATCCCGATGCCCAGATCGTGGACTTGAGTCACGAGATTCGGCCTCATGACATTCTGGATGCGGCCTTTCTCATCAGCAGGGCCTACCGTTATTTTCCGGCGCGGACCGTGCATTGTGTCGTCGTGGATCCCGGAGTGGGAACCGCCCGCCGGCCGCTTGCCGCGACCGCGGATGGCCATTACTTCGTCGCTCCTGACAACGGCGTGCTCTCACTCATCTGTGAACACACCGAGGGCGTGCGCGTGGTAGGGGCCACCGCCACACATTACTATCTGAATGAGGTCAGCCAGACGTTTCATGGACGGGACATTTTTGCGCCCGTTTCCGCCTGGCTGAGCCGGGGAACCCAGCTTGACCACTTTGGCGACGGCGTGGAGGATTACGTTCGATTCAAAATGCCGAAGGCCCGTTTGGAAGGGTCGAATCTCGTGCGAGGGGCCGTGATCCAGATTGACCATTTCGGGAATTGCGTCACCAACATCTCCCCTCAACTCCTCCCGGATTTCTTTTCGTCACAGCGACCTTCATTCAAATTTCGGGTTGGAACAACCACCATCCAGCAGGTCTCAACGGCTTACGCCGCCAACGAAACCAATGTCCCGTTCATCATCCTCGGAAGTTCCGACCTCCTGGAAATTTCCTTGAGCCGCGGGTCCGCCGCCGACAGTCTGAAAATCTCGCGAGGGGCGGAAGTAGAGGTCACCTGGTAG